Proteins from one Peromyscus eremicus chromosome 8a, PerEre_H2_v1, whole genome shotgun sequence genomic window:
- the Dhx58 gene encoding ATP-dependent RNA helicase DHX58 — translation MDLRPYQWEVIVPALEGKNIIIWLPTGAGKTRAAAFVAKRHLETVDGGKVVVLVNRVHLVNQHAEEFRRMLDNRWTMTTLSGDMGPRPGFGLMARSHDLLICTAELLQLALINPEEEEHVELTEFSLIVVDECHHTHKDTVYNIILSRYLEHKLQKAKRLPQVLGLTASPGTGGATKLPRAIDHILQLCANLDVWRIMSPENCHPQLLEHNPKPCKQYDLCQRRKEDPFGDLLKKLMSQIHQQLKMPELSQQFGTQTYEQQVVELSKDAAQAGLQQRRVYALHLRRYNEALLIHDTVRARDALDMLQDFYRGERTTKTQMLHAECWLLELFDGHKNELAQLAAQGPENPKLEMLEGILLKQFGSPNHPRGIIFTRTRQSAYSLLLWLRQQPGLQNMNIKAQMLIGAGNTSQSAHMTQKDQQEVIHQFRNGILNLLVATSVAEEGLDIAKCSVVVRYGLLTNEISMVQARGRARAGQSVYSFVATEDSQELRRELTNEALEVLMEQAVTAVQKMDPKEFKAKIQELQLEALAKRAARAAQRESQQRQFPPERVQLLCINCMVAVGYGSDLRKVEGTHHVNVNPNFSVYYTISQKPVVINKVFKDWRPGGTINCSNCGEVWGLQMIYKSVTLPVLKIRSMLLETPHGKIQAKKWSRVPFSVPDFDILQDCAQSLADLSLD, via the exons ATGGATCTGCGGCCCTACCAGTGGGAAGTGATCGTGCCTGCTCTGGAGGGCAAGAATATAATTATATGGTTGCCCACGGGCGCTGGGAAGACCCGGGCAGCTGCCTTTGTGGCCAAGAGGCATCTAGAGACAGTAGACGGTGGCAAGGTGGTGGTACTGGTCAACAGG GTGCACCTGGTGAACCAGCATGCTGAAGAGTTCAGGCGCATGTTGGATAATCGCTGGACCATGACAACCCTGAGTGGGGACATGGGACCACGACCCGGCTTTGGCCTGATGGCCCGGAGCCATGACCTGCTCATCTGCACAGCAGAGCTGCTGCAGCTGGCACTCATCAACCCAGAAGAGGAGGAGCACGTGGAGCTCACAG AGTTCTCGCTGATTGTGGTGGACGAGTGTCACCATACCCACAAGGACACCGTCTACAACATCATCCTGAGCCGGTACCTAGAGCATAAGCTGCAGAAGGCAAAGAGACTTCCCCAGGTGCTGGGTCTCACCGCCTCCCCAGGCACTGGCGGGGCCACCAAGCTCCCAAGGGCCATTGACCACATCCTACAG CTCTGTGCCAACTTGGATGTGTGGCGCATCATGTCACCAGAGAATTGCCACCCTCAGCTGCTCGAGCACAACCCGAAGCCCTGCAAACAGTATGACCTCTGCCAAAGGCGCAAAgag GACCCTTTTGGAGACTTGCTAAAAAAGCTTATGAGCCAAATCCACCAGCAACTAAAGATGCCTGAACTGAGCCAGCAATTTGGAACCCAGACATACGAGCAGCAAGTGGTGGAGTTGAGCAAGGATG CGGCACAGGCTGGGCTCCAGCAGCGACGGGTATATGCGCTGCACCTGAGGCGCTACAACGAGGCGCTGTTGATCCATGACACTGTCCGTGCTCGGGACGCTCTTGACATGTTGCAAGACTTCTACCGTGGAGAACGCACCACGAAGACCCAGATGCTGCATGCTGAGTGCTGGCTGCTGGAGCTGTTTGATG GCCATAAGAATGAGCTGGCCCAATTAGCAGCTCAGGGACCTGAGAATCCGAAGTTGGAGATGCTGGAAGGGATCCTGCTGAAGCAATTTGGGAGTCCCAACCACCCTCGGGGCATCATCTTCACCCGAACCCGCCAGAGTGCCTACTCCCTCCTGCTCTGGCTTAGGCAGCAGCCTGGCCTTCAGAATATGAATATCAAGGCCCAGATGCTGATTGGAGCAGGGAATACCAGCCAGAGCGCACACATGACCCAG AAAGACCAGCAAGAAGTGATCCACCAGTTCAGGAATGGTATCCTGAACCTTCTGGTGGCCACAAGTGTGGCAGAGGAGGGGCTGGATATCGCCAAGTGCAGTGTGGTGGTACGCTATGGGCTCCTGACCAATGAGATCTCCATGGTCCAG GCCCGGGGCCGCGCTCGAGCTGGGCAGAGCGTGTACTCCTTTGTGGCGACAGAGGACAGTCAGGAGCTGCGGCGGGAGCTGACCAATGAGGCTCTGGAGGTGCTGATGGAGCAGGCGGTGACTGCAGTACAGAAGATGGACcccaaagagttcaaggccaag ATCCAGGAGCTGCAGCTGGAAGCTCTGGCTAAGCGGGCAGCGCGTGCAGCCCAGCGGGAGAGTCAGCAGAGGCAGTTCCCACCGGAGCGCGTGCAGCTCCTCTGCATCAACTGCATGGTGGCGGTGGGCTACGGGAGTGACCTGCGGAAGGTGGAGGGCACCCACCACGTCAATGTGAACCCCAACTTCTC GGTCTACTATACCATCTCCCAGAAGCCTGTGGTCATTAACAAGGTCTTCAAGGACTGGAGGCCAGGGGGGACCATTAACTGCAGTAACTGTGGGGAG GTCTGGGGCTTACAGATGATCTACAAATCAGTGACCTTGCCAGTGCTCAAAATCCGAAGCATGCTCCTGGAGACCCCTCACGGGAAGATCCAGGCCAAAAAGTGGTCCCGGGTCCCCTTCTCAGTACCTGACTTCGACATCCTGCAGGACTGCGCCCAGAGCCTGGCTGATCTCTCGCTGGACTGA